CGAGCACGATCGCGGCCGTCCGCAGGCTGCAGCGGCACCACGTCGTCGTGCGCAACCAGAGCCCGATGATGAACCACGTGAGCCTCTTCGAAGACGCGAAGGGCGACGTCGACGTCGAGCGCACCGCGCGGAACTGGATCGAGCTTGCCCGCCTCATGGGCCATCTCCAGATCGGGTTCCACTCGATGTACCTCGCAAGACCCACCGGGGAACACCACTACTTCACCGCACCGCTCTCCGCCGTGGCGAAGATCGCGGACCTCATTCACCGCTCGCTCGCGTCCCTCTACAGGCCCACCCGCTACATCTCGATGACATCGTCGGCGGGGAAGATCTCGCTCCTGGGAACCACCGAGGTGAACGGGGAGAAGGCGTTCGCCCTGAAGTTCACCGAGGGCCGCGACATGAAGTGGCTGAACGGCGTGTTCCTCGCGAAGTACGACGACAAGCAGAACACCATCGACCTTCTGCTGCCCTTCGACCGCCCGGAGTTCTTCTTCAGGAAGGGGCAGCGGGAGATCGAGGCCGCTCTGGTCGAGGCGCTTCGCGGGCGGAAGATCGCCAAGAGGGACTCGGAGGCGGGCCGCGGGCCCGGGACGTCGTCGCCGGAGGGGCAATGATCGACAAGCAGGTGGCGTCCGTCGCCGACGCCGTGCGCGACATCGGCGACGGCGCGACGGTCCTCATCGGAGGCTTCGGCGAGGCCGGGAGCCCGATCGAGCTCATCCACGCCCTCATCGACCACGGCGCCGGGGACCTCACGGTGGTGAGCAACAACACCGGAAGCGGTGAGGTCGGCCTTGCGGCGCTCATCAGGAACGGGCAGGTCCGGAAGATGATCTGCTCCTTCCCTCGCACCGAGGGATCGAGGGTCTTCCCCGAGCTGTACCGCGCCGGCAGGATCGAGCTCGAGCTGGTCCCGCAGGGGACGCTCGCGGAGCGCATCCGAGCCGGCGGCGCGGGCATCCCCGCGTTCTACACGCCGTCGTGCGTGGGGACCGTTCTTCAGGAAGGCAAGGAGCTGCGGCGTTTCGACGGCCACGACTGCGTGATGGAGTACGGTCTGAGGGGCGACTTCGCGCTCGTGAGAGCCAGGCGGGCCGATCGCTACGGCAACCTCGTGTACAACAAGACGGCGCGCAACTTCGGGCCCATCATGTGCACGGCCGCCGAGACGACGATCGTGCAGGTGGAGGAGATCGTCCGGCCGGGCGAGATCGACCCGGAGTGCGTGGTGACGCCCGGGATCTTCGTGCATCGCGTGGTGCACGTGGCGGAGCCGGCGCAGGAGTCGGTGCTGGTGCGGGAGGGGCGGAAGTACCCATGACGAGCGAACCCAAGGCCCAGAAAGGGTGGAGCCGGGACGACATGGCCAGGCGCCTGGCCATCGACATCCCCGACGGCTCCTACGTCAACCTGGGCATCGGCATCCCCGAACTGGTGGCCAAGTTCGTCCCCGAGGGCCGTGAGGTCATCTACCACACCGAGAACGGCCTTCTCGGCATGGGCCCGCCGCCGGCGCCTGGCGACGAGGACCCCGAGCTCATCAACGCCGGCAAGAAGGCGGTGACGGCCATCCCCGGCGCGGCGTACTTCCACCACGCCGACAGCTTCTGCATGATCCGAGGACGGCACATAGACCTCTGCGTGCTCGGCGCCCTGCAGGTGTCGGCCGAGGGAGACCTGGCCAACTGGACGACCGGCGAGCCCGGCAGCATCCCGGCCGTCGGCGGCGCGATGGACCTCGTCGCCGGCGTGAAGACCATCTACGTCATCACGCAGCACGTCACCAAGGCCGGCGAACCGAAGATCGTCCCGTCCTGCACCTACCCTCTGACCGGCAGGCGCGTCGTGAACCGCATCTACACCGACCTCGCGGTGCTCGAGGTGCGGCCGGGGGGTCTCGTCGTCATCGACCTCGCGCCGGGAGCCGACCTGGACTACCTTCGAACGCAGACGGGCGCGCCGCTCACCGCGGGCGGCGAGTCTGAGGCGCCCGGCGACGCTCGAGGTCGTCGAGCATGACACCGCCGAAGAGCCGCAGCGAGCAGCTGTACGAACGCGCTCTCAAGGTCATGCCCGGCGGCGTCAGCCGGAACACGATCCTCCGCAGGCCTCATCCCCTCTACGCGGCGCGAGGCCGCGGCTGCCGCGTGCTCGACGTCGAGGGCGTGGAGCGCGTCGACTTCGCGAACAACATGGCGTCGCTCATCCACGGCCACGCGCACCCCGCGATCGTGGAGGCGGTGACCGCGCAGCTTGCGCGCGGCACGGCGTTCACGCTCGGCACCGAGCAGGAGGTCGAGTACGCGGAGCACATGTGCGGCCGCTCCCCCGCCTTCGAGAAGATCCGGTTCGTGAACTCCGGCACGGAGGCGGTCATGGCCTGCCTGAAGGCGTCGCGGGCCTACACGGGGCGCCCCATGATCGCGAAGGTCGAGGGCGCGTACCACGGGCTGTACGACTACGCGGAGATCAGCGAGACCGCCGCTCCCGCCACGTGGGGGGCGCCCGACCACCCCGCGAGCGTGGCCGTGGCGCGCGGAACGCCGCAGTCGGTGCTCGACGAGGTGGTCGTCATCCCGTTCAACGACCCCGAACGGGCCGTGGCCATCCTGAACGATCACGCAGACCGGCTCGCGTGCGTTCTCGTCGATCCCGTGCCGCACCGCGTCGGACTCATCCCCATCCGCCCGGAGTTCCTGTCCGCTCTCCGCGCGTGGACGAGCGAACGGGGCGTCCTGCTCGTGTTCGACGAGGTCATCACGTACAGGGCCGGCTACGGCGGCGTCCAGGAGCTGCACGACGTCCGCCCCGATCTCACCGCCATGGGGAAGATGATCGGGGGCGGGTTCCCGGTCGGCGCGCTGGCGGGACGGCGAGAGGTGATGGACGTGATGAACCCCCTCTCCGGGAACCCGCTCTTCCCGCACGCGGGCACGTTCTCCGCCAACCCGATCACGATGACGGCCGGCCACACGGCGATGAAGCTCTTCGACCGCGCGGCCGTCGAGCGCGTGAACGCGCTGGGCGACAGGGCGCGACGCCAGATCACGGAGGCGATCAGCGTCGCGGGCGTCCCGGCGTGCGTTACCGGGGCGGCATCCATGTTCCGCATTCACTTCAAGCCCGAGCCCCCGACCGACTACCGGTCCTCCTTCGCGACGCCGGAGGAGGCCGGAATGCTGAAGGCGCTCCTCGACCACCTGTTCGACAGCGGGTTCATCATGATAAGCACCGGCACGGCCATGCTCTCGACCGTGATGACGGAGCGGGAGATCGACGCGCTCACTGAAGCGG
This DNA window, taken from Candidatus Effluviviaceae Genus I sp., encodes the following:
- a CDS encoding 3-oxoacid CoA-transferase subunit A; translated protein: MDKQVASVADAVRDIGDGATVLIGGFGEAGSPIELIHALIDHGAGDLTVVSNNTGSGEVGLAALIRNGQVRKMICSFPRTEGSRVFPELYRAGRIELELVPQGTLAERIRAGGAGIPAFYTPSCVGTVLQEGKELRRFDGHDCVMEYGLRGDFALVRARRADRYGNLVYNKTARNFGPIMCTAAETTIVQVEEIVRPGEIDPECVVTPGIFVHRVVHVAEPAQESVLVREGRKYP
- a CDS encoding CoA transferase subunit B — translated: MTSEPKAQKGWSRDDMARRLAIDIPDGSYVNLGIGIPELVAKFVPEGREVIYHTENGLLGMGPPPAPGDEDPELINAGKKAVTAIPGAAYFHHADSFCMIRGRHIDLCVLGALQVSAEGDLANWTTGEPGSIPAVGGAMDLVAGVKTIYVITQHVTKAGEPKIVPSCTYPLTGRRVVNRIYTDLAVLEVRPGGLVVIDLAPGADLDYLRTQTGAPLTAGGESEAPGDARGRRA
- a CDS encoding aspartate aminotransferase family protein gives rise to the protein MTPPKSRSEQLYERALKVMPGGVSRNTILRRPHPLYAARGRGCRVLDVEGVERVDFANNMASLIHGHAHPAIVEAVTAQLARGTAFTLGTEQEVEYAEHMCGRSPAFEKIRFVNSGTEAVMACLKASRAYTGRPMIAKVEGAYHGLYDYAEISETAAPATWGAPDHPASVAVARGTPQSVLDEVVVIPFNDPERAVAILNDHADRLACVLVDPVPHRVGLIPIRPEFLSALRAWTSERGVLLVFDEVITYRAGYGGVQELHDVRPDLTAMGKMIGGGFPVGALAGRREVMDVMNPLSGNPLFPHAGTFSANPITMTAGHTAMKLFDRAAVERVNALGDRARRQITEAISVAGVPACVTGAASMFRIHFKPEPPTDYRSSFATPEEAGMLKALLDHLFDSGFIMISTGTAMLSTVMTEREIDALTEAVLAGLRKIKTLRDSSA